Proteins found in one Lentisphaera araneosa HTCC2155 genomic segment:
- a CDS encoding DUF7133 domain-containing protein, with translation MYKKIGIIGFALSLCSSIFAAPANAPDFSKKQGSQDPLVRQRTHAESMKEFEVQDKYSLELVAGDDMLSEPTLCVWDGNGRMYVAQFETYMQDVDGSGKYDKVSRVLRLEDSNDDGIMDKRTVFVDKMILPRMILPLKDSVLIGETNTHDIYEYWDTNNDGIADKKEIWYEGGKRGGNLEHQPSGLIWAMDNNIYTSYNQHAYRYTDGTVKKTMTAGNRGQWGLTQDNLGKVIYADAGAGIGPVHTLFPNVYTKWDPKWVRDQGFKSMWGIDRVWDAQGGFNSMRENGELKRFTDTCGQAVFRGDRLPQEMVGELFFSSPVGRLTRRTSFKKDAMGRRIMTNAYGEQQKEFIASTDANFRPVNAATGPDGTLYIVDMHRGIIQEGQWVPKGSFVRKAIEYYGLEKNIKHGRIYRVRHPDYKPNDKKPRMLEESPAQLVKHLSHPNGWWRDEAQKLIILHGDRSVIPALQKIVASGKSHLGRLHALWTLHGFDAITLPYLQKLYKDKDVNIRCAAIRMTEPYFHEDMSVLKGLRGLIKDSHHDVHIQLILSMSTKVTPDTRKFAEVLIKTQASNDYLAEIDTELNKTYFEEIKRQKALAAFAEEERELMDAGSKHYAALCASCHGLKGEGMPAGQAMMAPAFVNNPRVLGDKGILAHIALNGFTGPIDGKTYAGGVMMALKTNDDKYLASVLTYIRNSWGNKAPMISPKEVAKIRKETKSSDGPYNEQSLRKVMLKSGDDIKLWKLSAKKGEKHLSNLQDDDKKNTYATKAQIKAGFYVQAEFPHERRISKVTLMAKGGDFPLSLKVEISKDGKSWTTVADKVPGKRKTVISFPETIAVKVKITSLEDKKSWWQLYDIIIPAPSK, from the coding sequence ATGTATAAAAAAATCGGAATTATTGGCTTTGCCCTCAGCCTCTGTAGCTCAATTTTTGCGGCTCCCGCAAACGCTCCTGACTTTTCTAAAAAGCAAGGCTCGCAAGATCCCCTCGTACGTCAGCGCACACATGCTGAATCAATGAAAGAATTTGAAGTCCAAGACAAATATAGCCTCGAACTCGTCGCTGGTGATGATATGCTCTCCGAGCCGACGCTTTGCGTTTGGGATGGCAATGGCCGCATGTATGTGGCTCAATTCGAAACCTACATGCAGGATGTCGATGGCAGCGGCAAGTACGACAAGGTCAGTCGTGTTTTACGCTTAGAAGATAGCAATGATGACGGCATCATGGACAAGCGTACAGTCTTTGTCGATAAAATGATCCTCCCCCGCATGATCCTTCCTTTAAAAGATTCTGTTCTCATCGGTGAAACCAATACTCACGACATCTATGAATACTGGGATACGAATAATGATGGCATTGCCGATAAAAAAGAAATCTGGTATGAAGGCGGAAAACGCGGTGGCAACTTAGAGCACCAGCCCAGTGGTTTAATCTGGGCAATGGACAATAATATTTACACAAGCTACAACCAACACGCCTACCGCTACACCGATGGTACAGTTAAAAAAACCATGACCGCCGGTAATCGCGGCCAATGGGGTTTAACTCAAGATAACTTGGGTAAAGTCATTTATGCTGATGCGGGCGCAGGTATTGGCCCCGTTCACACTTTATTCCCCAACGTCTACACAAAATGGGATCCTAAATGGGTTCGCGATCAAGGTTTCAAATCTATGTGGGGTATAGATCGCGTTTGGGATGCTCAAGGTGGTTTTAACTCCATGCGCGAAAATGGCGAACTCAAGAGATTTACCGACACCTGCGGCCAGGCAGTTTTTCGCGGTGACCGGCTCCCACAAGAGATGGTAGGTGAACTCTTCTTTAGTTCTCCTGTTGGACGTTTAACTCGTCGTACTAGCTTCAAAAAGGATGCCATGGGACGCCGTATCATGACCAATGCTTACGGCGAACAACAAAAGGAATTCATCGCCAGCACCGATGCTAACTTCCGTCCAGTCAATGCTGCTACGGGGCCCGATGGCACGCTTTATATTGTAGATATGCACCGCGGTATCATCCAAGAAGGACAATGGGTGCCAAAAGGATCTTTTGTACGAAAAGCTATTGAGTACTACGGACTCGAGAAAAACATCAAACACGGACGTATTTATCGCGTTCGTCACCCTGACTACAAACCAAATGACAAGAAACCTCGCATGCTTGAAGAAAGTCCTGCGCAATTGGTCAAGCACCTGTCTCACCCTAACGGCTGGTGGCGTGATGAAGCGCAAAAACTCATCATTCTCCATGGAGATCGTTCAGTAATTCCAGCTTTACAAAAAATTGTTGCCTCAGGAAAATCTCACCTCGGACGCCTCCATGCCCTTTGGACACTTCACGGTTTTGATGCAATTACACTGCCTTACCTCCAAAAACTCTACAAAGATAAAGATGTGAATATTCGTTGTGCAGCTATTCGCATGACTGAACCCTACTTTCATGAAGACATGTCAGTATTAAAAGGTCTTCGCGGACTTATCAAAGACAGTCATCACGACGTTCATATTCAACTCATTCTCTCTATGTCGACTAAAGTCACACCTGACACCCGTAAGTTTGCGGAAGTATTGATAAAAACCCAAGCCAGCAATGATTACCTCGCGGAAATCGACACCGAACTCAACAAAACCTATTTCGAAGAAATCAAACGTCAAAAAGCTCTTGCGGCTTTCGCAGAAGAAGAGCGTGAACTCATGGATGCAGGTTCCAAACACTACGCAGCACTCTGTGCCTCTTGCCACGGCCTAAAAGGCGAAGGCATGCCCGCAGGACAGGCCATGATGGCTCCAGCCTTTGTAAACAACCCGCGCGTTCTTGGCGACAAGGGGATTTTAGCTCATATTGCACTCAATGGCTTTACTGGTCCAATTGATGGAAAAACTTATGCGGGTGGCGTCATGATGGCACTCAAGACGAATGATGATAAATACCTCGCTTCAGTACTGACCTATATTCGCAATAGCTGGGGCAACAAAGCTCCTATGATTAGCCCAAAGGAAGTCGCAAAAATTCGTAAAGAAACAAAATCGAGTGATGGCCCCTATAACGAACAAAGCTTACGCAAAGTCATGCTCAAATCTGGCGATGATATTAAACTCTGGAAACTCTCAGCTAAAAAAGGGGAGAAACACTTGAGCAACCTTCAGGATGATGACAAGAAAAATACCTATGCCACAAAAGCGCAAATAAAAGCTGGCTTTTATGTTCAGGCTGAATTCCCTCATGAAAGACGTATTTCGAAAGTTACCCTCATGGCGAAAGGTGGAGATTTCCCTCTTAGTCTGAAAGTCGAAATCTCTAAAGATGGTAAATCGTGGACGACTGTGGCGGATAAAGTTCCTGGCAAGCGTAAAACCGTAATCAGCTTCCCGGAAACGATTGCCGTAAAAGTTAAAATCACTAGCCTCGAAGACAAGAAATCTTGGTGGCAACTGTACGACATAATCATCCCCGCACCTTCCAAGTAA
- a CDS encoding ThuA domain-containing protein: MKVKSILLILTFFCASVFANEESKAIHAKIKLMKKEVSSLRKAKKIKESRALNKQVIALHHKVLWLDHGEQIKSDIKNMEVQKPKKARKVLIYSKTTGFRHTSIELAADVLKLLGEQSGAYTSTHTEDAEMINDAELAKYDVILMLSTTNNPIKSPEQRAAFEKFMASNKGLVGIHAATDCHKDWPEYLEAMGGIFDGHPWGAGSTVTLYNEGLDHPCCKHVPQGYKIRDEIYQYKDDEHFTRDKMRVLLSLDLSGENMMKKNMKRKDNDYAVSWLRSYTGSRVFYTNLGHNEATYFDKVALQHMLSGIQYACGDLEADATPSAKLGLLPKPVK; the protein is encoded by the coding sequence ATGAAAGTTAAATCTATACTGCTCATTCTCACTTTTTTCTGTGCTTCAGTCTTTGCCAATGAAGAATCCAAAGCCATACACGCTAAAATTAAGCTCATGAAAAAAGAAGTGAGCTCGCTTCGAAAAGCTAAGAAAATTAAAGAATCACGCGCACTCAATAAACAAGTCATTGCCCTCCATCATAAAGTCTTGTGGTTAGATCATGGGGAGCAAATCAAAAGCGATATCAAGAACATGGAAGTCCAAAAACCTAAGAAAGCGAGAAAGGTTCTCATCTATTCAAAAACAACCGGCTTTCGCCATACCTCGATTGAATTAGCCGCGGATGTCCTCAAACTTCTAGGTGAGCAAAGCGGTGCATATACCTCCACACATACCGAAGATGCAGAAATGATTAATGATGCGGAGCTCGCAAAATACGATGTCATCCTCATGCTTAGCACAACTAACAATCCCATTAAATCACCTGAGCAAAGAGCTGCCTTTGAAAAGTTCATGGCTTCAAACAAAGGCCTTGTGGGCATTCATGCCGCTACTGATTGCCACAAAGATTGGCCTGAGTACTTGGAAGCTATGGGTGGGATTTTTGATGGTCACCCTTGGGGCGCAGGTTCAACTGTCACACTCTATAACGAAGGCCTCGATCACCCCTGCTGTAAACATGTTCCACAAGGCTATAAAATTCGCGATGAAATTTATCAGTACAAAGATGATGAACACTTTACCCGCGATAAAATGCGCGTCTTACTCAGCCTCGACCTATCAGGTGAGAACATGATGAAGAAAAATATGAAACGCAAAGACAATGACTATGCCGTGTCTTGGTTGCGCAGCTACACAGGTTCACGCGTATTCTATACGAACCTTGGTCACAACGAAGCGACCTACTTCGACAAAGTCGCTCTCCAGCACATGCTATCTGGCATTCAGTATGCCTGCGGTGACCTAGAAGCCGACGCCACCCCAAGCGCCAAACTCGGCCTCCTACCCAAGCCAGTTAAATAG
- a CDS encoding sulfatase-like hydrolase/transferase — translation MKKLISILVLGLAYLHLQATDKKPNFIVIFTDDQGYQDLGCFGSPKIKTPEIDQMAKEGARYTNFYSANAICSASRAALLTGRYPSRNGVFHVYYPGASQGLKPSEITIAEVLKTAGYRTSIIGKWHLGDRNQFLPTNQGFDSYFGIPFSNDMWMSKDLALADDIKLFGGVTVEQIKSGEASKAVKGEKRGGKVPLMRDEEVVEYPVDQTYITQRYTDEALKIIKESEKKKQPYFIYLAYAMPHVPLYASPKFAGKSARGPYGDTVEEMDYHVGRILKHLKSSGADKNTLVIFTSDNGPWNLGERGGSALPLRGAKFSTYEGGHRVPCVMWWPGTIPAGTDSAEIATTLDFMPTFAKLANAQLPNRTLDGKNIAPMLRDGNKGKSPYEKFYFWSKNHIEALRIGNMKLRMSWDKKNNVRKETELFNLEGDIAESHNLAPQMPEKVAAMTKMLLEAEQEQLVQAEFETPVPQAPSFTAATFIQSSGHQYKNVAKNAFDKNEKTRWTPKGQKNLWLQIEFKEAQTSSEFKITWEKEATYRYAIGTSMDGDNWDILLNKFGNRTRETVSKNSTSQKTYRFLRLVIFGAEKGTKIAVREFSY, via the coding sequence ATGAAGAAACTCATTAGCATTCTTGTCTTAGGCCTTGCTTATCTCCACCTACAAGCGACCGATAAAAAGCCAAATTTTATCGTCATTTTTACTGATGATCAAGGCTACCAAGATCTCGGTTGTTTTGGCTCACCAAAAATCAAAACACCCGAAATTGATCAAATGGCTAAAGAAGGTGCCCGCTACACGAACTTCTATTCTGCCAATGCTATTTGTTCAGCATCTCGTGCGGCTTTACTCACCGGTCGCTACCCTTCGCGCAATGGAGTTTTTCACGTTTATTATCCTGGAGCTTCACAAGGTCTTAAGCCCTCGGAAATCACCATTGCCGAAGTCCTCAAAACCGCTGGCTATAGAACGTCAATTATTGGCAAATGGCACCTTGGCGATCGCAATCAATTTTTACCCACTAATCAAGGTTTTGATAGCTATTTTGGAATCCCCTTCAGTAACGATATGTGGATGAGTAAAGATTTAGCTCTAGCCGATGACATCAAGCTCTTTGGTGGCGTCACTGTTGAGCAAATCAAATCCGGTGAAGCTAGCAAAGCCGTTAAGGGTGAAAAGCGTGGTGGCAAAGTGCCATTGATGCGCGACGAAGAAGTCGTTGAATACCCCGTGGATCAAACTTATATCACCCAGCGTTACACTGACGAAGCCCTGAAAATCATCAAAGAATCCGAAAAGAAAAAGCAGCCCTACTTCATCTACCTCGCCTATGCCATGCCTCACGTTCCCCTTTATGCCTCACCAAAATTTGCGGGAAAGAGTGCACGAGGCCCCTACGGCGACACGGTAGAAGAAATGGATTATCACGTTGGTCGCATTCTCAAACACCTTAAATCGAGTGGTGCGGATAAAAATACACTAGTGATCTTTACTTCTGATAATGGCCCTTGGAACTTGGGCGAACGCGGTGGATCTGCCCTTCCCTTGCGCGGTGCTAAATTCTCGACTTACGAAGGTGGGCATCGCGTCCCCTGTGTCATGTGGTGGCCTGGAACTATCCCTGCAGGCACTGATTCTGCGGAGATCGCAACGACTCTCGATTTTATGCCAACTTTTGCGAAACTCGCAAATGCCCAACTCCCCAATCGCACCCTCGATGGCAAAAATATTGCGCCCATGTTACGTGACGGAAATAAGGGTAAAAGCCCCTACGAAAAATTCTATTTTTGGAGTAAAAACCACATCGAGGCGCTGCGCATCGGCAATATGAAACTGCGTATGTCTTGGGATAAGAAAAACAACGTGCGCAAGGAAACTGAGCTATTCAACCTTGAGGGCGATATCGCCGAAAGTCATAACTTAGCTCCGCAAATGCCCGAAAAAGTGGCTGCCATGACAAAGATGCTGCTCGAAGCTGAACAAGAACAATTGGTCCAAGCCGAATTCGAGACCCCCGTTCCCCAAGCTCCATCTTTTACTGCCGCTACATTTATTCAATCATCGGGGCATCAATACAAGAATGTCGCTAAAAATGCTTTTGATAAAAATGAAAAAACTCGTTGGACACCCAAAGGGCAAAAGAATCTTTGGCTACAAATTGAGTTCAAAGAAGCCCAAACAAGTTCAGAGTTTAAAATCACTTGGGAAAAAGAAGCCACCTACCGTTACGCGATTGGCACCTCTATGGATGGTGATAATTGGGATATCCTCCTCAATAAATTCGGCAACCGCACTAGGGAAACGGTGAGCAAGAATAGCACGAGTCAAAAAACCTACCGCTTCTTACGCCTCGTTATTTTTGGCGCCGAAAAAGGCACTAAAATTGCCGTCCGCGAATTTTCTTATTAA
- a CDS encoding sulfatase-like hydrolase/transferase has product MKFLAGIFIQLLVLGICAAEKPNVILIMADDVGMEAFSCYGSLDYQTPNIDKIGKNGVLFKHCYAQALCTPSRNQIMTGRYNHRNYPGFGKLDKNEITFGKMMQDAGYVTAICGKWQLGRNRELINHFGFDEYLLWWLENKSERYNNVGELIGNGELLPGDQGEYGPDLMANFALDFITRHKDKPFFLYYPMILVHDPMDPTPDTQDSARLGVTLKDRKKLPKEVRSKMVKDNFVDMVHYMDKIVGKIDAKLEELGIRDNTILIFTGDNGTHSMISSNTKMGEIRGAKATLKDAGTHVPLVVSWPSQGVKGLVTDQLIDFSDFFVTLAEAGGGKMPSDRKMDGVSFLPTLQGKKSEQRKWVYSAYFNKFTLLRQDFIRTQRYKLYNDGSFYDIPNDRQEKNPISNPQGEALKVKNFLEAEMKIVSQTTRVIPKALYQGKKPKKKKSKNKI; this is encoded by the coding sequence TTGAAATTTTTAGCTGGAATTTTCATCCAATTACTGGTGCTCGGCATCTGTGCCGCAGAGAAACCCAATGTCATTTTAATTATGGCGGATGACGTGGGCATGGAAGCCTTCTCCTGTTATGGTTCACTCGATTACCAGACGCCAAACATCGACAAGATTGGTAAAAATGGTGTCTTATTCAAGCACTGTTACGCTCAAGCTCTTTGCACTCCTTCACGCAATCAAATCATGACGGGTCGCTATAACCATCGCAATTACCCTGGCTTTGGTAAGCTGGACAAAAATGAAATTACTTTTGGCAAAATGATGCAAGATGCGGGTTACGTAACGGCTATTTGCGGTAAATGGCAATTGGGCCGCAATCGCGAACTGATCAATCATTTTGGCTTTGATGAGTACTTACTTTGGTGGCTCGAAAATAAATCTGAACGCTATAATAACGTAGGGGAACTTATCGGCAATGGAGAACTCCTCCCCGGCGATCAAGGCGAATATGGCCCCGACCTCATGGCCAACTTCGCCCTCGACTTCATCACCCGTCACAAAGATAAGCCCTTCTTTCTTTACTACCCGATGATCTTAGTTCACGATCCCATGGACCCCACCCCCGACACGCAAGATAGCGCACGCCTAGGAGTGACTTTGAAAGATCGTAAGAAGCTCCCAAAAGAAGTTCGTAGTAAAATGGTTAAAGACAACTTTGTCGACATGGTGCATTATATGGATAAAATTGTCGGCAAAATTGATGCTAAACTCGAAGAACTCGGCATTCGCGACAACACAATTTTAATCTTCACGGGCGATAACGGCACCCACTCAATGATTAGTTCCAATACAAAAATGGGCGAGATTCGAGGAGCTAAAGCCACTTTAAAAGACGCTGGCACACATGTTCCCCTCGTCGTTTCTTGGCCCTCACAAGGGGTCAAAGGACTCGTCACTGATCAACTGATTGACTTTAGCGACTTCTTCGTCACACTTGCAGAAGCTGGTGGAGGCAAAATGCCCAGCGATCGCAAAATGGATGGTGTTTCTTTTCTTCCCACACTCCAAGGAAAAAAATCAGAACAAAGAAAGTGGGTTTACTCCGCCTATTTTAATAAATTCACTTTGTTACGCCAGGATTTCATCCGTACTCAGCGCTACAAACTTTATAATGATGGTAGCTTCTATGATATCCCCAATGATCGTCAAGAAAAGAACCCAATCTCCAACCCTCAAGGTGAAGCACTGAAAGTCAAGAATTTCCTCGAAGCCGAAATGAAAATTGTCAGCCAAACGACACGCGTCATTCCAAAGGCACTTTATCAGGGTAAGAAACCAAAGAAGAAAAAATCAAAAAACAAGATATAA